A portion of the Stigmatella aurantiaca DW4/3-1 genome contains these proteins:
- the agmC gene encoding adventurous gliding motility protein AgmC produces the protein MRTSLVLAVLLCAGGVLAEPDTFGLGTGRNGPLTVSAQNQIINRYTPLKASVTAGATSLPVGNSALFQAGDLVFVHQSTGLMPVPSSGDARPLHLASGTVGRFEFARVAAVSPGVLALTAPLLHGYPGGVSQVVSVPEYTSLTVQKLGSLRATPWNGSTGGILVALVSGRFFSEGLLSVEGGGFRGGSFVNHADLAGCVNLDEPAVSGGSYKGEGLVEGRHNSASGYGNLANGGGGGNCHNAGGGGGSHAGTGGMGGRASTARGNQAVGGLGGASVVYSPTERLLFGGGGGAGEGNENKGSAGGAGGGLIFLRAQEIAGDGLFNANGAQPLITQGEDGAGGGGAGGAIVLRAANDLVCDVVEARGANGGDVRDTTAALGPGGGGGGGVVFLQGASVPCLSSVSGGIAGQSAASKDSHGATPANGSTGTALGLVQSVQKPFRSPTQPTVTAPAQGATGVDPRPLVELSAEPGVRVHLFLDGERFASVDSGPSGVFSFQVSTPLAPGAHELSAVAESLGVWSARSSANRFEVVVDEGEDGGVPMPDAGEEAPKLALLVVPGQGEVVGPTPLLAGTAPTGTSVSLQVDGVEVAQVEVDGEGRFHHALSAEQALAPGSHSATARLLAAGDEDPLPAPTQFEVVTRLGVGCGCGASTGVGWGVLALLGVGWASRRRLRARRP, from the coding sequence ATGAGAACCTCTCTGGTGCTGGCCGTCCTGCTGTGTGCGGGGGGCGTGCTGGCGGAGCCGGACACCTTCGGGCTGGGCACGGGGCGGAACGGCCCGTTGACCGTCTCTGCCCAGAACCAGATCATCAACCGCTACACGCCGCTGAAGGCCAGCGTCACGGCCGGGGCGACGTCCCTCCCGGTGGGAAACTCCGCCCTCTTCCAGGCCGGAGATCTGGTGTTCGTCCATCAGTCCACGGGGCTGATGCCCGTGCCCTCCTCGGGCGATGCCCGGCCCCTGCACCTGGCCAGCGGGACGGTGGGCCGGTTCGAGTTCGCGCGCGTGGCGGCGGTGTCTCCGGGCGTGCTGGCGCTGACGGCGCCCCTGCTCCACGGCTATCCGGGGGGCGTGTCCCAGGTGGTGAGCGTGCCCGAGTACACCTCGTTGACCGTGCAGAAATTGGGCTCGCTGCGGGCCACGCCCTGGAATGGGAGCACGGGCGGCATCCTCGTGGCGCTGGTGTCTGGCCGGTTCTTCAGCGAAGGGCTGCTCTCCGTGGAGGGGGGAGGCTTTCGCGGGGGCAGCTTCGTCAACCACGCGGATCTGGCCGGGTGCGTGAACCTGGATGAGCCGGCGGTGAGCGGCGGAAGCTACAAAGGCGAGGGGCTGGTGGAGGGGCGCCACAACTCGGCTTCGGGGTATGGAAACCTGGCCAACGGGGGGGGAGGGGGCAACTGCCACAACGCGGGCGGAGGCGGCGGTTCCCATGCGGGGACGGGCGGCATGGGAGGGCGCGCCTCGACCGCCCGGGGCAATCAGGCGGTGGGTGGGTTGGGCGGGGCCTCGGTCGTGTACAGCCCCACGGAGCGGCTCCTCTTCGGTGGAGGAGGGGGCGCCGGCGAGGGCAACGAGAACAAGGGCTCGGCGGGTGGCGCGGGCGGAGGGCTGATCTTCCTGCGCGCCCAGGAGATCGCGGGAGATGGGCTCTTCAACGCCAACGGCGCCCAGCCGTTGATCACCCAGGGCGAGGATGGGGCGGGCGGCGGCGGCGCGGGCGGAGCCATTGTCCTGCGGGCGGCGAACGACCTCGTTTGCGACGTGGTGGAAGCCCGGGGGGCCAATGGAGGGGATGTGCGCGATACGACGGCCGCGCTCGGGCCTGGCGGCGGCGGCGGCGGTGGTGTCGTCTTCCTGCAAGGCGCCTCCGTGCCGTGTCTGTCGTCGGTCTCGGGAGGCATCGCGGGCCAGTCGGCGGCCAGCAAAGACTCTCACGGCGCGACGCCCGCCAACGGGAGCACGGGCACGGCCCTGGGGCTGGTGCAGAGCGTCCAGAAGCCCTTCCGGTCTCCCACCCAGCCCACGGTGACGGCGCCCGCGCAGGGGGCCACGGGGGTGGATCCCCGTCCCCTCGTCGAGCTCTCCGCCGAGCCGGGCGTCCGGGTACACCTCTTCCTGGATGGCGAGCGCTTCGCCTCGGTGGACTCGGGCCCCAGCGGGGTCTTTTCCTTCCAGGTGTCCACGCCCCTGGCGCCCGGCGCGCACGAACTGAGCGCCGTCGCGGAGTCCTTGGGGGTCTGGAGCGCCCGGTCCAGCGCCAACCGCTTCGAGGTCGTGGTGGACGAGGGCGAGGACGGGGGCGTTCCGATGCCGGATGCGGGGGAGGAGGCGCCGAAGCTTGCCCTGCTGGTGGTGCCCGGGCAGGGCGAGGTGGTGGGCCCCACGCCGTTGCTGGCCGGGACGGCCCCCACGGGCACGAGCGTGAGCCTCCAGGTGGATGGGGTGGAGGTCGCCCAGGTGGAGGTGGATGGCGAGGGCCGGTTCCATCACGCGCTGAGCGCCGAGCAGGCCCTTGCCCCGGGGTCTCACTCGGCCACCGCCCGGCTCCTGGCGGCCGGGGACGAGGATCCCCTGCCCGCTCCCACCCAGTTCGAGGTGGTCACCCGCCTGGGGGTGGGCTGTGGGTGTGGGGCCTCCACCGGCGTGGGGTGGGGCGTGCTGGCGCTGCTGGGGGTGGGATGGGCCTCGCGCCGCCGCCTCAGGGCCCGCCGCCCGTGA
- a CDS encoding SDR family NAD(P)-dependent oxidoreductase, whose protein sequence is MGTLDGKIAIITGGGSGIGFAIAERFARDGAQVVLAGRRPQRLEEAAAKIGRGARGVPTDVGDETQVKRLIDSVPRVDLLVTCAGGAVFGPVEDVPTQAWSDMFQSRFFGQLSACRYAVPKMAPGSAILLCSGVAGHAALVNYSGGAGLCGAVNALGRSLAIELAPKDIRVNVLSPGLTRDTAIDWGVPPEKLSAFMEGLVGRIPLKRSGTVHDMADAAFFLCTNTYATGQVLDIDGGWTAV, encoded by the coding sequence ATGGGTACTTTAGACGGGAAGATTGCCATCATCACGGGTGGAGGTTCGGGGATCGGTTTTGCGATTGCCGAGCGCTTCGCGCGGGATGGAGCGCAGGTGGTGCTCGCGGGACGCAGGCCGCAGCGGCTGGAAGAGGCCGCGGCGAAGATTGGCCGCGGGGCCCGGGGCGTGCCGACAGATGTCGGCGATGAAACACAAGTCAAACGGCTCATCGATTCGGTGCCCCGTGTCGATCTGCTGGTCACCTGCGCGGGCGGCGCGGTGTTCGGGCCGGTGGAGGACGTGCCCACCCAGGCGTGGAGTGACATGTTCCAATCGCGTTTCTTCGGGCAGCTCTCCGCCTGCCGGTACGCGGTTCCGAAGATGGCGCCGGGCAGCGCCATTCTCCTGTGCTCGGGGGTGGCCGGCCATGCGGCCCTGGTGAACTACTCGGGCGGTGCGGGGCTGTGTGGCGCGGTCAACGCCCTGGGGCGCTCGCTGGCGATCGAGCTGGCGCCCAAGGACATCCGGGTCAATGTCCTGTCGCCCGGACTGACGCGGGACACGGCCATCGACTGGGGCGTGCCGCCCGAGAAGCTGAGCGCCTTCATGGAGGGCCTCGTGGGCCGGATTCCCTTGAAGCGCTCGGGCACCGTCCACGACATGGCGGACGCGGCCTTCTTCCTGTGCACGAACACCTATGCCACCGGCCAGGTGCTCGACATCGATGGAGGGTGGACGGCGGTCTAA
- a CDS encoding RICIN domain-containing protein produces the protein MGLRLSLLCLACVALGACASESGPLASEATVRLVTSRGLLRTGGEWVPGQYIVVLKEPMPGAELLSVEELARALAVRHGVTVERTYAHALRGFLVRAPETQARQLASDPAVKYVVEDGLAYPDAVQANLTWGLDRIGQQDLPLNGVYTYNFSGKGVHVYVIDTGIRATHAEFGGRVSLDYSGVSDGNGAGDCHGHGTHVAGTLGGATWGVAKGVSLHSVRVFGCSGGAEWSTIIGAVDWVTAHHLKPAVANMSLSGGANQAVDDAVRNSIAAGVVYTVAAGNQNANACAFSPARLAEALTVGATDRADHRAAFSNQGPCLDLFAPGTGVTSAWYSSDTVTSTLSGTSMAAPHVAGTAALFLEFNPTADPSLVAQALTGYASVGKVQNPGAGSPNRLLFSNPHITTPMGIIARHSAQCLDVVGGSAEAGAELMQSVCHTGPSQRFRVEPDASGDYRIVAQHSGQCLDAVNGSSEQPAALVQNPCHGGDSQRFALFAMDDGFYRITVKHSGQCLDIAGGTAAPGNPLTQRPCHAGPSQQFKLN, from the coding sequence ATGGGACTTCGTCTGAGCCTGCTCTGCCTCGCCTGCGTGGCGCTGGGGGCATGCGCCTCGGAGTCCGGTCCGCTGGCTTCCGAAGCCACGGTTCGCCTGGTGACCTCGCGGGGCCTCCTGCGAACGGGCGGCGAGTGGGTTCCCGGGCAATACATCGTCGTGCTCAAGGAGCCGATGCCCGGCGCGGAGCTGCTGTCCGTGGAGGAGTTGGCGCGCGCGCTCGCCGTGCGCCACGGCGTGACCGTGGAGCGGACCTATGCGCACGCGCTGCGAGGCTTCCTGGTGAGGGCTCCCGAGACGCAGGCCCGGCAACTCGCGTCGGACCCTGCCGTGAAGTACGTGGTGGAGGATGGGTTGGCCTACCCGGATGCCGTGCAGGCGAACCTCACCTGGGGGCTGGACCGGATCGGCCAGCAGGACCTGCCGCTCAACGGCGTCTACACCTACAACTTCAGCGGCAAGGGGGTGCACGTGTACGTCATCGACACGGGCATCCGCGCCACGCATGCCGAGTTCGGCGGCCGCGTCTCGCTGGACTACTCCGGCGTCTCCGATGGGAATGGCGCGGGGGACTGCCATGGCCATGGCACCCACGTGGCGGGCACCCTGGGTGGCGCCACCTGGGGGGTGGCCAAGGGCGTCTCCCTGCACTCGGTGCGGGTGTTTGGCTGCTCGGGCGGCGCGGAGTGGTCCACCATCATCGGCGCGGTGGACTGGGTGACCGCCCACCACCTCAAGCCCGCGGTGGCCAACATGAGCCTGAGCGGGGGCGCCAATCAGGCGGTGGATGACGCGGTCCGCAACTCCATCGCCGCGGGCGTCGTCTACACCGTGGCCGCGGGCAATCAGAACGCCAATGCCTGTGCCTTCTCTCCCGCGCGCCTCGCCGAGGCCCTCACCGTGGGCGCCACGGACCGCGCCGACCACCGCGCCGCCTTCTCCAACCAGGGCCCGTGTTTGGATCTCTTCGCGCCCGGCACGGGGGTCACCTCGGCCTGGTACAGCAGCGACACGGTGACCAGCACCCTGAGCGGCACCTCCATGGCCGCGCCCCATGTGGCGGGCACCGCGGCCCTGTTCCTGGAGTTCAACCCCACCGCGGATCCGTCCCTCGTGGCCCAGGCCCTCACCGGGTATGCCTCGGTGGGCAAGGTCCAGAACCCGGGGGCGGGCTCCCCCAACCGGCTGCTCTTCTCCAATCCGCACATCACCACGCCGATGGGGATCATCGCGCGGCACAGCGCCCAGTGTCTGGATGTCGTGGGCGGAAGCGCGGAGGCGGGGGCGGAGCTCATGCAGTCGGTTTGCCACACGGGCCCCAGCCAGCGCTTCCGGGTCGAGCCGGACGCGTCCGGGGATTACCGCATCGTGGCGCAGCACAGCGGCCAGTGCCTGGATGCCGTCAACGGCAGTTCAGAGCAGCCCGCCGCGCTCGTCCAGAACCCGTGCCATGGGGGCGACTCCCAGCGCTTCGCCCTCTTCGCGATGGACGACGGGTTCTACCGCATCACGGTCAAGCACAGCGGCCAGTGCCTGGACATTGCTGGCGGGACCGCGGCGCCCGGCAACCCGCTCACCCAGCGCCCCTGTCACGCCGGTCCCAGCCAGCAGTTCAAGCTCAACTGA
- a CDS encoding LysR family transcriptional regulator — MRDELSGLTALLAVAEKRSFTAAAAELRVTPSAVSQILRALEERVGVRLLQRTTRSVGLTEAGARFLAQIGPAMKSVHEAFESLGEMRDRPTGTLRLTLPRYGYEEVLAPRLAGFLAAYPGIKADLHIDDAFVDIVENGFDAGIRVGERVEREMIAVPVSGDIRMTVVGSPAYVAARGKPKHPRELREHDCINSRGRTGDGVYRWEFKDGAKNLKLAVDGRVFFNEWDLMVGAAVDGLGLAYVPESRVRKLLAEKRLVSVLEPYCPLFSGFFLYYPSRAHVAPKLRALADFLRVNRRRAHMPRERT; from the coding sequence ATGCGCGATGAACTCTCGGGCCTCACGGCCCTGCTCGCGGTGGCGGAGAAACGCAGCTTCACCGCGGCCGCGGCGGAACTGCGGGTGACCCCCTCGGCGGTGAGTCAGATCCTCCGGGCACTCGAGGAGCGTGTCGGCGTGCGCCTCCTCCAGCGCACCACGCGCAGCGTGGGGCTCACCGAGGCGGGCGCGCGTTTCCTGGCACAGATCGGCCCCGCGATGAAGAGCGTGCACGAGGCGTTCGAGTCACTCGGCGAGATGCGCGATCGCCCCACCGGCACCCTGCGCCTGACCCTGCCGCGCTACGGTTACGAGGAGGTGCTCGCCCCCCGCCTCGCCGGGTTCCTCGCGGCCTATCCCGGCATCAAGGCCGACCTTCACATCGACGACGCGTTCGTCGACATCGTCGAGAACGGTTTCGACGCGGGCATCCGCGTCGGCGAGCGGGTGGAGCGCGAGATGATCGCCGTCCCGGTGAGCGGTGACATCCGCATGACCGTGGTTGGCTCGCCAGCGTATGTCGCGGCGCGTGGCAAGCCGAAGCACCCGCGGGAGCTGCGCGAGCACGACTGCATCAATTCCCGCGGCAGGACGGGGGACGGCGTCTACCGCTGGGAGTTCAAGGACGGCGCCAAGAACCTCAAGCTCGCGGTCGACGGCCGCGTCTTCTTCAACGAGTGGGACCTGATGGTGGGCGCCGCGGTGGACGGGCTGGGGCTCGCCTACGTCCCGGAGAGCCGCGTGCGGAAGCTGCTGGCCGAGAAGCGCCTCGTGTCCGTGCTCGAACCGTACTGCCCGCTGTTCTCCGGCTTCTTCCTCTACTACCCGAGCCGTGCGCACGTGGCGCCGAAGCTGCGAGCGCTCGCCGACTTCCTGAGGGTGAATCGGCGGCGCGCTCACATGCCGCGCGAGCGGACGTAG
- a CDS encoding oxidoreductase yields the protein MKTIMSPQGKVWFVTGASSGFGRCIVEEALARGERAVATARDPRTLEDLVARAPDRVLAVRLDVTKVHEVQSAVSAALGRFGAIDVLVNNAGYSVVGAVEETSDEELRAVFEPLFFGAAAMTRAVLPHMRERRSGTIVQLSSAAGLVTWAGVGAYCAAKHALEALSESLAKEVEPLGVRVLIVEPGMFRTKLLGASFRAMPPLEAYASTVGAMRTYSIQSDGQQPGDPAKAARAIADAVAAGAPALRLPLGPDAIESIREKLTQVRANVDRMEPIARSTVF from the coding sequence ATGAAAACCATCATGAGCCCACAGGGCAAAGTCTGGTTCGTCACAGGGGCGTCGTCTGGGTTTGGCCGCTGCATCGTGGAGGAGGCCCTCGCGCGGGGCGAGCGCGCCGTCGCGACGGCCCGGGATCCGCGCACACTCGAGGACCTCGTGGCACGCGCCCCGGATCGCGTTCTCGCGGTCCGGCTCGACGTCACGAAGGTCCACGAGGTCCAAAGCGCCGTCTCCGCGGCCCTGGGGCGCTTTGGCGCCATCGACGTGCTCGTGAACAACGCGGGCTACAGCGTGGTCGGCGCGGTCGAGGAGACGAGCGACGAGGAGCTCCGGGCCGTGTTCGAGCCGCTGTTCTTCGGCGCGGCGGCGATGACGCGCGCCGTGCTCCCGCACATGCGCGAACGCCGCTCGGGCACGATCGTCCAGCTCTCGAGCGCGGCCGGGTTGGTGACGTGGGCGGGCGTCGGTGCGTACTGCGCGGCGAAACATGCGCTCGAGGCCCTGTCCGAGTCGCTGGCGAAGGAGGTCGAGCCGCTCGGCGTGCGGGTCCTGATCGTCGAGCCTGGCATGTTCCGCACGAAGCTCCTCGGCGCGTCGTTCCGGGCAATGCCCCCCCTGGAGGCCTACGCCTCGACGGTGGGCGCGATGCGCACGTACTCCATACAGTCCGACGGCCAGCAGCCCGGCGATCCCGCCAAGGCCGCGCGTGCGATCGCGGATGCCGTCGCGGCGGGGGCTCCGGCGTTGCGCCTCCCCCTCGGCCCGGACGCGATCGAATCGATTCGCGAGAAGCTCACCCAGGTCAGGGCGAACGTGGATCGCATGGAGCCGATCGCACGCTCGACGGTGTTCTGA
- the ychF gene encoding redox-regulated ATPase YchF, which produces MALSIGIVGLPNVGKSTLFNALSSAGAQAANYPFCTIEPNVGVVPVPDERLDKLSALIKPLKKIPTSLEFVDIAGLVRGASKGEGLGNQFLANIRQVDAVLHVLRCFEDDNVTHVEGGVNPVRDRDVVDIELCLKDLETVEKRRERAQRNAKTGGKAGDEAKAELALLDRIKAGLDASITVRAQKLNEDERAAIRELFLLTDKPVLYVANIGESQIGKEDDSVHVKAVREMAAKEGAGVVVLAAAMEAEIQQLPEEERPGFLESAGLTEPGLHKVVRAGYKLLGLQTYFTVGEQECRAWTIHTGFKAPQAAGVIHSDFERGFIKAEVMRWEDLIKLGSESAVKEKGLLRVEGKEYVVQDGDCMHFRFNV; this is translated from the coding sequence ATGGCGCTCTCCATTGGAATTGTCGGCTTGCCCAACGTGGGCAAGTCCACCCTGTTCAACGCCCTGTCCTCCGCGGGCGCTCAGGCGGCCAACTACCCGTTCTGCACCATCGAGCCCAACGTGGGCGTGGTGCCCGTGCCGGACGAGCGGCTGGACAAGCTCTCGGCCCTCATCAAGCCCCTGAAGAAGATACCCACCTCGCTGGAGTTCGTGGACATCGCGGGCCTGGTGCGCGGCGCCTCGAAGGGCGAGGGGCTCGGCAACCAGTTCCTGGCCAACATCCGCCAGGTGGACGCGGTGCTGCACGTGCTGCGCTGCTTCGAGGACGACAACGTCACCCACGTGGAGGGCGGGGTGAACCCCGTCCGGGACCGGGACGTGGTGGACATTGAGCTGTGCCTCAAGGACCTGGAGACGGTGGAGAAGCGGCGCGAGCGCGCTCAGCGCAACGCGAAGACGGGCGGCAAGGCGGGTGACGAGGCGAAGGCGGAGCTGGCGCTGCTCGACCGCATCAAGGCCGGGCTGGACGCGTCCATCACCGTGCGCGCGCAGAAGCTGAACGAGGACGAGCGCGCGGCCATCCGCGAGCTGTTCCTGCTGACGGACAAGCCGGTGCTGTACGTGGCGAACATCGGTGAGTCGCAGATCGGCAAGGAAGATGACTCCGTGCACGTGAAGGCGGTGCGGGAGATGGCCGCGAAGGAGGGCGCCGGGGTGGTGGTGCTCGCCGCGGCCATGGAGGCGGAGATCCAGCAGCTGCCCGAGGAGGAGCGTCCCGGCTTCCTGGAGAGCGCGGGGCTCACCGAGCCGGGGCTCCACAAGGTGGTGCGCGCGGGCTACAAGCTCCTGGGCTTGCAGACGTACTTCACCGTGGGCGAGCAGGAGTGCCGTGCCTGGACGATCCACACGGGCTTCAAGGCCCCCCAGGCGGCCGGCGTCATCCACTCGGACTTCGAGCGCGGCTTCATCAAGGCCGAGGTGATGCGCTGGGAGGACCTCATCAAGCTTGGCAGCGAGTCCGCGGTGAAGGAGAAGGGGCTGCTGCGCGTGGAAGGCAAGGAGTACGTCGTTCAAGACGGCGACTGCATGCACTTCCGCTTCAACGTCTGA
- the atpF gene encoding F0F1 ATP synthase subunit B, protein MLLPSVLAASSFVEVRPGLIFWTLVTFILVAVVLRWKAWGPILSLVEEREKQISSAIESAKRERSEAEKLLADQKTAIAEARREAAEMMRKNQQDMEKYRDELMNKSRKEAEELKVQARREIEDQKLKAIAEVRTMAVDLAMEVAGKLLSERMDDAKHRALAEQFVQGLPVAGPAQAGRRAS, encoded by the coding sequence ATGCTCCTGCCTTCCGTCCTCGCCGCCAGCAGCTTCGTGGAGGTCCGCCCGGGCCTCATCTTCTGGACCCTCGTCACCTTCATCCTCGTGGCCGTGGTGCTGCGGTGGAAGGCGTGGGGACCCATCCTGTCGCTGGTGGAGGAGCGCGAGAAGCAGATCTCCAGCGCCATCGAGAGCGCCAAGCGCGAGCGCTCCGAGGCGGAGAAGCTCCTGGCCGACCAGAAGACGGCCATCGCCGAGGCCCGCCGCGAGGCCGCGGAGATGATGCGCAAGAACCAGCAGGACATGGAGAAGTACCGCGACGAGCTGATGAACAAGAGCCGCAAGGAGGCCGAGGAGCTCAAGGTCCAGGCCCGGCGCGAGATTGAAGACCAGAAGCTCAAGGCCATCGCCGAGGTGCGCACGATGGCGGTGGACCTGGCCATGGAAGTGGCCGGCAAGCTGCTCTCCGAGCGCATGGACGACGCCAAGCACCGCGCGCTGGCCGAGCAGTTCGTCCAGGGGCTGCCCGTGGCGGGCCCGGCGCAGGCCGGCCGCCGCGCCTCGTAA
- a CDS encoding ATP synthase F0 subunit C, translated as MTNLALAFLAAGIGAGLSIIGAGLGIGKLAAAAMDATGRQPAAGGDIRTTMIIAAALIEGATLFALVVCILLATKT; from the coding sequence ATGACCAACCTCGCTCTTGCCTTCCTGGCCGCTGGTATCGGTGCCGGCCTCTCCATCATCGGTGCCGGTCTCGGCATCGGTAAGCTGGCCGCCGCCGCCATGGACGCGACCGGCCGTCAGCCGGCCGCCGGTGGCGACATCCGCACCACGATGATCATCGCCGCGGCGCTCATCGAAGGCGCCACGCTGTTCGCGCTCGTGGTCTGCATCCTGCTGGCCACCAAGACCTAA
- the atpB gene encoding F0F1 ATP synthase subunit A, producing MRKAMVLFASLIAGSALAADAAAEGEHKEDVAGYILHHVSDSHEYEFEIPLSHEHKSIHLPEILIPFHEGACAKVSTDHGEVVPGLGAGCLDLSITKHTVMMWLAAALLILFILGFSNRDKSKLVPRGVGANMFEMLIVFVRDELAIKNIGKEEGPRYVPYLLTAFFFILFMNMLGLVPWMATATGNLAITAGLAICTFVLTQVAGIRAAGLGGYLGHLTGGVAPWLWPIMIPVEILGLFTKPFALTMRLFANMLAGHIVLFFLLGLIFMLGHPAVALVSVPFAMGIYLLELFVAFVQAYVFTMLSALFIGMGVAMGHHHDAHGEHGHGHKEGGPSHDHGRAHA from the coding sequence ATGCGCAAGGCAATGGTTCTGTTCGCCAGTCTGATCGCGGGCTCCGCGCTCGCCGCGGATGCCGCGGCGGAGGGCGAGCACAAGGAGGACGTGGCCGGCTACATCCTCCACCACGTGTCGGACTCCCACGAGTACGAGTTCGAGATTCCCCTCAGCCACGAACACAAGTCCATCCACCTGCCCGAGATTCTCATCCCCTTCCACGAGGGGGCCTGCGCGAAGGTGAGCACGGACCACGGCGAGGTGGTGCCGGGGCTGGGCGCAGGCTGCCTGGACCTGTCCATCACCAAGCACACGGTGATGATGTGGCTGGCCGCGGCGCTGCTCATCCTCTTCATCCTGGGCTTCAGCAACCGGGACAAGAGCAAGCTGGTGCCGCGCGGGGTGGGCGCCAACATGTTCGAGATGCTCATCGTCTTCGTCCGGGACGAGCTGGCCATCAAGAACATCGGCAAGGAGGAGGGCCCGCGGTACGTGCCCTACCTGCTCACCGCGTTCTTCTTCATCCTCTTCATGAACATGCTGGGCCTGGTGCCCTGGATGGCCACCGCCACGGGGAACTTGGCCATCACCGCGGGCCTGGCGATCTGCACCTTCGTCCTCACGCAGGTGGCCGGCATCCGCGCCGCGGGCTTGGGCGGCTACCTGGGCCACCTGACGGGCGGCGTGGCCCCGTGGCTGTGGCCCATCATGATTCCGGTGGAAATCCTGGGCCTGTTCACCAAGCCCTTCGCCCTCACGATGCGTCTGTTCGCCAACATGCTGGCCGGCCACATCGTCCTGTTCTTCCTGCTGGGCCTCATCTTCATGCTCGGCCACCCCGCGGTGGCGCTGGTCAGCGTGCCCTTCGCCATGGGCATCTACCTGCTGGAGCTGTTCGTGGCCTTCGTGCAGGCCTACGTCTTCACCATGCTCTCCGCGCTGTTCATCGGCATGGGCGTGGCCATGGGCCACCACCATGACGCGCACGGCGAGCACGGCCACGGCCACAAGGAGGGCGGCCCCAGCCACGACCATGGCCGGGCCCACGCCTGA
- a CDS encoding AtpZ/AtpI family protein has product MAQEPQDKTPREPGSELSPTAREMRSAAPYMAAVWKLVGGAVVGVLGGYWLDRWWGTQPWLLVGLSLVGICVGFYAFLHEMTRLGKRR; this is encoded by the coding sequence ATGGCACAAGAGCCCCAGGACAAGACACCCCGGGAGCCGGGAAGCGAGCTGTCCCCCACGGCCCGGGAGATGAGGTCGGCGGCGCCGTACATGGCGGCGGTCTGGAAGCTGGTGGGCGGGGCGGTGGTGGGGGTGCTGGGCGGGTACTGGTTGGACCGGTGGTGGGGGACACAGCCCTGGTTGCTGGTGGGGCTGAGCCTGGTGGGGATCTGCGTGGGGTTCTACGCGTTCCTCCACGAGATGACACGGTTGGGGAAGCGGCGGTGA